The genomic segment CACCGGTCAGCCGGCCATCAAGGTCATAGGTCCACGCATGATAGGGGCATACAAGCTTTTTTGCACAACCACTCGATCCATCGACGAGCCGCGAACCGCGGTGACGGCATACATTGGTAAAGGCGCGCAATATTTGGTCTGCGCCCCGCACAACGATAATGCTTTCGCCAACATAGTCGAGGCTGTGCCAATCGCCTGCATTGGGAATGTCGCTGATATGGCAAACAACCTGCCATGCGGGGCGAAAGATGCGCTCAACTTCAAGTTTCGCAAATTCGGGATCGTTGTACGTCCATGCCGGAAGGCTCCAGCCCTCTAGTGCGTGTGTATGATCCTGAGCGGTTTGAACGGACATGTTGATTCCCTTGTTATACGAGTGTATAACAACAGCATGAGCGCGCGACAAGTCTTTACCCGCGAGAGCGCCGATATCCGCAAGGAAGCCTTGATTGCGGCCTGTGCCCATTGTCTTGCGACATTCGGTGCGCAGGGCACATCGGTACGCGCCATCTGTGTTGAGGCTGGCGTGTCACCGGGCTTGCTGCGGCATTATTTCGACGGCATTGATGCGCTGGTCGCGGCAACCTACCGGGCAACAGGAGCGAGGGTTGCCAAGGCGTTGCATGAAGCGGTCGCAGCGGTGCCCGCCGATAATCCGCGCAGCCGGCTTCTCGCATTTGTAACCGCGAGTTTTCGCGAGCCCATTGCTGATCCCGAGTTGCTCGCCACATGGATTGCCTTTTGGAGCCTTTCGCGAACAGATCCCGTGATCGGGCAAATCCATGGCGAGATATATGCGGACAATAGGCGCGATATGGAGCAGTTGATCGCAGCCTGTCCCGGCGCGCCCGATGATCCGCGCCTGATGGCAGTGGCCTTGACGGCTTTGGTCGATGGACTTTGGCTAGAACTCAGTCTGGGCAATGCGCCCTTCAGTGTCGATGAGGCAGAGGCGCTTGCGGAAAAGTGGTTGGATAGTTTGCTGGCATAGTTTCAAATGCAACGTTAATGTTGCGGCATGAGCGATGCCCCCATGACCTATGCGCGCTATCTCGCGCTCGACGAATTGCTATCCTGCCAGCATCCCCAGTCGGAACTGGACGATGAGATGCTGTTCATTATCATCCACCAGACCAAGGAGCTCTGGTTGAAGCAGATGATCCGCGAATTGCAACTCGCGCAGTCGCAAATTCGCAGCGATGCGCTTATTCCAGCTTACAAGGCATTAGCAAGAGTGAGCCGTATTCAAGCAGTTATGACACTGAGTTGGGATGTTTTGTCGACTATGACGCCGTCCGACTACACGCGTTTCCGGCATGTTCTGGGGCCAAGCTCCGGTTTTCAATCTGACCAGTTTCGTACCGTCGAATTCATGCTGGGCCTGAAAGACAGCGCGCATTTGAAGTTTCAGGAGGATCGTCCCGAAGCGCGCGCGGCGATGATGACGGCGCTGACAGAGCCAAGCATTTGGGATGATACCATCATCGCTCTGGCGCGTGCCGGTATTGATGTTCCCTTGGGACAATTATCGCGTGATTGGGCGCAGCCCCATGTGTTTTCGCCCGAAGTCGAGGCCGGATTTCTGCAGGTTTATCGCGATACCGAACGCTATTGGGAGCTCTATCAGTTGGCGGAGAAGCTGGTTGATCTGGACGATGCCATGGCGACCTGGCGGCACAAGCATGTGATAACGGTGGAGCGTATCATCGGTGGAAAGCGCGGTACGGGGGGAACCGCCGGTGTTAGCTATTTGAGCAGCACTTTGAGCAAGCGCGCCTTTCCCGAATTGTGGTCGCTGCGGACCCAGTTGTGAGTTTCAAGCATCTCTTCAGCCGATCGCTGACCGCTGCGCCCGATCGATTGCACTTTGCCGCACATAGCCATCATCTGTGGCCAGATGCGAGCCATGATGGGCAGATGGCGGCATGGGCGGACGCCGCCCATATGGCGGATCATAAATGGGGCATCATCATGGGCAGCCTCTGGTCAGAGGCGCAGGGTCATGTTGCTTCGGAGCTGGCCTTGCCCGATCCATCGACGATCAGTTTTTCCCCGAACACGCATGATTTCCTGGTGCGCATTATTTCCGCCATGGACCGCCCAACGCTGCGCATTTTATCTACGGATGGCGAATTCCACAGTTTCCGGCGGCAGATGGCGCGCTGGGTTGAGAGCGGGAAAATCGTCTGGAGGCAGGTGCCGCCGGATGCTTTGGCGGCCGAAGCGGCCCGAAACGAATATGATCTGATTTTCGCAAGCCATGTGCTTTTCAATTCCGGCAATGTTGTGGACTTCGGGCCGTTGGCTGCGCTGGCAAAGCCTGAGGGGCCGTGGGTTGTTGTAGACGGCTATCACGGCTTCATGGCTATCCCTACCAATTTGGTCCATGTTGCCGACAGGATATTCTATCTGTCGGGCGGGTATAAATATGCCATGGCGGGCGAGGGGGTCTGTTTTTTGCACGCCCCGACAGGGTTTGCGCCGCGGCCGGAGATAACCGGCTGGTATGCCGAATTTGACGATCTGGCCTTACCGGCAGGTAGCGTCGGATACGCCCCCGACGGGCGGCGCTTTTTAGGGAGCACTTTCGATCCGTCGGGCCTGTACCGTTTCTGCGCCATCCGTTCGATGCTGGAGATAGAGGGTCTGAAGACCGAAGTTATTTCCGCCCATGTCACACGGCTGCAACAGCAATTTCTTAGCGCGGTGCACATGCCGGATATGCATCTACTCAATCCCATGACGGACCAGCCCCATGCGCGTTTTCTGGCGTTCAAGGGTGCACGGGCGGTGCAATTGCATGCGGAATTGGCACGTCGTCAGGTCGTGACGGATGTCCGCGGCGATGTCTTGCGGTTTGGATTTGGTCTCTATCAAGACCCGGATGATGTTGACCAATTGACTGAAATATTAAAAACAATAGGCTGATAAAAAAAGGAAATAGGGATGTCATTTTTTATAAACCGTCGTGCGCTTCTCGCAACTGCCGGATTTGGTATCGGCGGTCTGATGCTTCCAGGTGGCGCGGCGATGGCGCAGGCTTTGCTGGGATTGACCGGCTTCACGCATAATGTGGCGAGCGGTGAACCCGGGCCGGATTCGGTTCTGCTGTGGACGCGCTATGTCAATCCGACGGGCGGGCCATCCAAGGTGCGGGTCGAAATTTCCGAAAGCCGTGATTTTGCGAAAATAGCGGG from the Sphingorhabdus lacus genome contains:
- a CDS encoding TetR family transcriptional regulator C-terminal domain-containing protein — translated: MSARQVFTRESADIRKEALIAACAHCLATFGAQGTSVRAICVEAGVSPGLLRHYFDGIDALVAATYRATGARVAKALHEAVAAVPADNPRSRLLAFVTASFREPIADPELLATWIAFWSLSRTDPVIGQIHGEIYADNRRDMEQLIAACPGAPDDPRLMAVALTALVDGLWLELSLGNAPFSVDEAEALAEKWLDSLLA
- a CDS encoding tryptophan 2,3-dioxygenase, producing the protein MSDAPMTYARYLALDELLSCQHPQSELDDEMLFIIIHQTKELWLKQMIRELQLAQSQIRSDALIPAYKALARVSRIQAVMTLSWDVLSTMTPSDYTRFRHVLGPSSGFQSDQFRTVEFMLGLKDSAHLKFQEDRPEARAAMMTALTEPSIWDDTIIALARAGIDVPLGQLSRDWAQPHVFSPEVEAGFLQVYRDTERYWELYQLAEKLVDLDDAMATWRHKHVITVERIIGGKRGTGGTAGVSYLSSTLSKRAFPELWSLRTQL
- a CDS encoding aminotransferase class V-fold PLP-dependent enzyme is translated as MSFKHLFSRSLTAAPDRLHFAAHSHHLWPDASHDGQMAAWADAAHMADHKWGIIMGSLWSEAQGHVASELALPDPSTISFSPNTHDFLVRIISAMDRPTLRILSTDGEFHSFRRQMARWVESGKIVWRQVPPDALAAEAARNEYDLIFASHVLFNSGNVVDFGPLAALAKPEGPWVVVDGYHGFMAIPTNLVHVADRIFYLSGGYKYAMAGEGVCFLHAPTGFAPRPEITGWYAEFDDLALPAGSVGYAPDGRRFLGSTFDPSGLYRFCAIRSMLEIEGLKTEVISAHVTRLQQQFLSAVHMPDMHLLNPMTDQPHARFLAFKGARAVQLHAELARRQVVTDVRGDVLRFGFGLYQDPDDVDQLTEILKTIG